The following proteins come from a genomic window of Natrinema saccharevitans:
- a CDS encoding dihydrofolate reductase produces MSGDRDEAADATQPLESDRELVGIVAVADNGVIGKDGDMPWHIPADLQHFKEATMDHPVIMGRVTYEGILETLGEPLPGRTTVVLTSRDLETPEGAVAANGLEAALERGERAARERHDGADRIFVAGGATVYEEFLPALDRLIVTEVHDDPEGDTSFPEWDRTEWDVVSRDDRDGFAFLEYVRQD; encoded by the coding sequence ATGAGCGGGGACCGGGACGAGGCGGCCGACGCGACGCAGCCCCTCGAGTCCGACCGCGAACTCGTCGGCATCGTCGCCGTCGCCGACAACGGGGTCATCGGAAAAGACGGCGACATGCCCTGGCACATCCCTGCCGACCTGCAGCATTTCAAGGAGGCGACGATGGATCACCCCGTCATCATGGGCCGAGTGACCTACGAGGGGATTCTCGAGACCCTCGGCGAACCGCTTCCCGGCCGAACGACGGTCGTGCTGACGAGCCGGGACCTCGAGACGCCCGAGGGAGCCGTGGCCGCGAACGGACTCGAAGCGGCCCTCGAGCGGGGCGAACGGGCCGCACGCGAGCGCCACGACGGCGCCGACCGGATCTTCGTCGCCGGCGGGGCGACCGTCTACGAGGAGTTTCTGCCCGCACTCGACCGACTGATCGTGACCGAGGTCCACGACGATCCCGAGGGCGACACCTCCTTTCCAGAGTGGGACCGAACCGAGTGGGACGTCGTCTCCCGCGACGATCGGGACGGGTTCGCCTTCCTCGAGTACGTCCGTCAGGACTGA
- a CDS encoding PIN domain-containing protein, protein MIVDTDVLIDLMRDADRAKRTVADLEDQRVPLRLSAVSEFELFHSLERVVDPGERRRRIESVLETKQTYPADSAVMKKAGRIDGRLAADGRAIGLGDTIIGATALVNEEPVLTRNVDHFERIDDLDVESY, encoded by the coding sequence GTGATCGTCGACACCGACGTTCTGATCGATCTGATGCGGGACGCCGACCGGGCGAAACGAACGGTCGCCGACCTCGAAGACCAGCGCGTTCCGCTTCGTCTTTCGGCGGTCTCCGAGTTCGAACTCTTTCACAGTCTCGAGCGAGTGGTCGATCCCGGTGAGCGGCGGCGACGCATCGAATCCGTCCTCGAGACGAAGCAGACGTATCCGGCCGACAGCGCGGTGATGAAGAAAGCCGGCCGAATCGACGGCCGGCTCGCTGCGGACGGGCGGGCGATCGGGCTCGGAGACACGATCATCGGTGCAACGGCGCTCGTCAACGAGGAACCAGTGCTGACGAGAAACGTCGATCACTTCGAACGGATCGATGATCTCGACGTCGAGTCGTATTGA
- the thyA gene encoding thymidylate synthase, translated as MRQYLDLVETVLSEGAHKPNRTGVDTISSFSEHYEVDLQEGYPLLTTKEMDGYRWNSMLHEVCWYLSGEEHIRDLREETKIWDAWADEEGRLDTAYGRFWRRFPVPDEDARLEGESWPDAAHRWVTEEADGRQTFDQLQYVIDTLSDSPNSRRLVVNAWHPANAAVSTLPPCHYSFVFNVQGDRLNCHLTQRSGDTALGIPFNIAAYALLTKVIAQQTGFEPGTFAHTVVDTHVYCGRGDRGDWYADNLEALQSRLADADEREDYREIKDWLETEAPSEADGDERLDHVPGLLEQLSREPLERPTLAVADVSIDELSYDDVELRDYDSHDGIEFSVAE; from the coding sequence ATGCGACAGTACCTCGATCTCGTCGAGACGGTCCTCTCGGAGGGCGCCCACAAGCCCAACCGGACCGGCGTCGACACGATTTCGTCGTTCAGCGAACACTACGAGGTCGACCTGCAGGAGGGGTATCCCCTGCTCACGACCAAGGAGATGGACGGCTACCGCTGGAACTCGATGCTCCACGAGGTCTGCTGGTATCTCTCCGGCGAGGAGCACATCCGCGACCTCCGCGAGGAGACCAAGATCTGGGACGCCTGGGCCGACGAGGAGGGGCGGCTGGACACGGCCTACGGTCGCTTCTGGCGGCGGTTCCCGGTCCCGGACGAGGACGCCCGCCTCGAGGGCGAGTCCTGGCCCGACGCGGCCCACCGGTGGGTCACCGAGGAAGCCGACGGCCGGCAGACCTTCGACCAGCTACAGTACGTGATCGACACGCTCTCTGACTCGCCGAACTCCCGGCGACTGGTGGTCAACGCCTGGCACCCCGCCAACGCGGCCGTCTCGACGCTGCCGCCCTGTCACTACTCGTTCGTCTTCAACGTGCAGGGCGACCGGCTGAACTGCCATCTCACCCAGCGCTCTGGCGACACCGCGCTCGGGATCCCCTTCAACATCGCGGCCTACGCGCTCCTGACGAAAGTGATCGCCCAGCAGACCGGCTTCGAACCGGGCACCTTCGCGCACACCGTCGTCGACACCCACGTCTACTGCGGCCGCGGCGACCGGGGCGACTGGTACGCCGACAACCTCGAGGCGCTCCAGTCGCGGCTGGCCGACGCCGACGAGCGCGAGGACTACCGCGAGATCAAAGACTGGCTCGAGACCGAGGCCCCGTCCGAGGCCGACGGTGACGAACGCCTCGATCACGTCCCCGGCCTGCTCGAGCAGCTCTCGCGGGAGCCGCTCGAGCGCCCGACGCTCGCGGTCGCGGACGTCTCGATCGACGAACTGAGCTACGACGACGTCGAGCTTCGGGACTACGACTCCCACGACGGCATCGAGTTCTCGGTGGCCGAATGA